One stretch of Lacrimispora sphenoides DNA includes these proteins:
- a CDS encoding S8 family peptidase produces the protein MIKILDNDYYDLIITNPVAPSVSEDNITYLNNRHSLLHVPTADIHICDFEKYPVHTFPLIYTLTSTVSLEKTGIGEVQRNPTLALFGQGVIVVVIDTGIDYQHPAFCNSDGSTRILTIWDQTQQEGSPPDTFTFGTEYSRETINTALNSEAPFSIVPTTDTNGHGTAIASVIAGTPNLLESFSGVVPQSDLVIVKLKEAKENLKNFYFIPNDALCFQESDLILGFRYSLTIQERFNQPVVTCIALGSSFGGNDGSSSLSSYLNDMALQPGIGISVSAGNEGNSQRHYFNSTQSEPYYNDFELRIGEKDKMFAMEIWSSSLGRLSIDISSPYRESSQSIYPEFGACRIINFIFTPTTLYISNNVFEVETGDQMILVRFQNTTPGVWRIRIRSVENEPLSFHAWLPSNGLISNQTFFLNSSPDTTITSPGNGSHQTTVTAYNQINNSIIGESSRGYTRTGLIKPDIAAPGYQLTCAVPGNGYGSVTGTGAAAAHVAGIIAMAFEWAIVKEYYKTMNGVDVSRLMMRGAVRASSYTYPNNIWGYGQVNVVNLFRQLTMGT, from the coding sequence ATGATAAAAATTTTGGATAATGATTATTATGATTTAATTATTACAAACCCAGTGGCTCCATCTGTCAGTGAGGATAACATTACCTATTTAAACAACCGTCATTCCTTACTCCATGTCCCAACTGCTGACATACATATTTGTGATTTTGAAAAGTATCCTGTTCACACCTTTCCTTTAATATACACACTCACTTCTACGGTCAGCCTTGAAAAGACCGGCATTGGTGAGGTGCAGAGGAATCCTACCTTAGCTCTATTCGGACAGGGTGTAATTGTAGTTGTCATTGATACCGGTATTGATTACCAGCATCCCGCGTTCTGCAACAGCGATGGTTCAACCCGTATCCTTACTATATGGGACCAGACTCAGCAAGAGGGCTCTCCTCCCGATACGTTTACCTTTGGTACGGAATACAGCCGGGAGACAATCAATACCGCGTTAAACTCTGAAGCCCCCTTCTCCATTGTACCAACAACAGACACCAATGGACACGGAACGGCCATTGCAAGCGTTATTGCCGGCACTCCCAACTTACTGGAATCCTTTAGCGGTGTAGTCCCTCAATCTGATCTGGTGATCGTAAAGCTTAAGGAAGCAAAAGAGAATCTAAAAAACTTTTATTTTATTCCTAATGATGCTTTATGCTTCCAGGAATCAGATCTTATACTTGGCTTCCGTTATTCCCTTACCATTCAGGAAAGATTTAACCAACCTGTGGTTACCTGTATTGCCCTTGGAAGCAGCTTTGGGGGCAATGATGGAAGTAGCTCACTAAGTAGTTACCTAAACGACATGGCATTGCAGCCCGGTATCGGCATATCCGTCTCTGCCGGTAACGAGGGAAACAGTCAAAGACATTATTTTAATTCTACCCAATCAGAGCCTTATTACAATGATTTTGAATTAAGAATAGGGGAAAAAGATAAAATGTTTGCTATGGAAATCTGGTCAAGTTCCCTTGGACGGCTTTCCATTGATATTTCCTCACCATATAGAGAATCCTCCCAGTCGATCTATCCTGAATTTGGTGCTTGCAGGATAATTAACTTTATATTCACCCCTACCACTCTTTATATCAGTAATAATGTTTTTGAAGTGGAAACCGGAGACCAGATGATTCTTGTACGCTTTCAGAATACCACTCCCGGAGTCTGGCGCATACGGATCAGGAGCGTTGAAAATGAACCTTTGTCCTTTCATGCCTGGCTCCCTTCAAACGGTCTCATATCCAATCAGACCTTTTTTCTTAATTCCTCTCCTGATACCACCATCACTTCACCCGGAAACGGTAGTCACCAAACGACTGTGACTGCATACAATCAGATTAATAACTCAATAATTGGAGAATCAAGCAGGGGCTATACAAGAACCGGCCTTATTAAACCGGATATTGCTGCTCCTGGTTATCAGCTTACCTGTGCGGTTCCCGGTAATGGATATGGTTCTGTTACAGGCACAGGGGCTGCTGCTGCTCATGTGGCCGGCATCATTGCCATGGCCTTTGAGTGGGCCATTGTCAAGGAGTATTACAAAACGATGAATGGAGTCGATGTCAGCCGACTGATGATGAGAGGTGCCGTGCGGGCAAGCTCATACACCTATCCAAATAACATATGGGGATACGGACAGGTTAATGTGGTCAATTTATTCAGGCAGCTTACCATGGGGACTTAA
- a CDS encoding TOBE domain-containing protein, with protein sequence MKLSARNQFKGKVVGIETGAVNAIVTIDIGGGNIVSSTVSMAAVKDLGLEVGKDAYAIIKATSVMVGID encoded by the coding sequence ATGAAACTCAGTGCAAGAAATCAGTTTAAGGGAAAAGTTGTAGGAATTGAGACAGGTGCGGTAAACGCCATTGTAACCATTGATATTGGCGGCGGCAATATCGTATCGTCCACAGTTTCCATGGCGGCGGTGAAGGACTTAGGACTGGAAGTCGGAAAGGATGCCTATGCCATCATTAAAGCGACTTCTGTAATGGTTGGGATTGATTAA
- a CDS encoding polysaccharide biosynthesis protein, with protein sequence MNDSLKFPRKLSPRKYALLTGTLLLTSAGLITRLLGFFYRIFLSRTIGAEGLGIFNLIHPVFGVCFALCAGSIQTAISQSVAANVRKGRSIFRTGLIISVAISLILAYAIIRFKDFLAVNILMEPRCAPLLLFIALSVPCAAIHACINGYYYGMQRPHVPASAQVIEQFIRIGAVFLIADIMIESGIKITVQLAAMGHLIGEIVSSLYTITAYRFFSPKMPEGVTAVASSFHETAPGLMHLAMPLMGNRLVLNVLASAEAILIPSRLQMSGLSDSGAFSVYGVLTGMALPFILFPSTIFNSLAVLLLPTVAEAQSEGNDRRIGDAISMSLRYCLYVGILCIGIFTLFGNDLGVSVFKDNSAGTYMTILAWLCPFLYLVTTMGSILNGLGKTSVTFVQNAIALLLRLGFVLFGIPKYGILAYLVGMLASELLLAMMHVLTLRKKVDFVWNAWDMILKPAALMVLAIGIYFALFSVTDPFKSMPLFIKTAFHITILSIFYLVLLLGAHIMKGDKSRDL encoded by the coding sequence CACGGACCATTGGCGCAGAAGGACTTGGAATCTTTAACCTGATCCATCCGGTGTTTGGCGTATGCTTTGCCTTATGCGCCGGTTCTATTCAGACCGCCATATCCCAGTCCGTAGCCGCTAATGTGAGAAAAGGCCGTTCCATTTTCCGAACCGGCCTTATTATTTCAGTGGCTATTTCCTTGATCCTGGCATACGCCATCATCCGGTTTAAGGATTTCCTGGCCGTCAATATCCTGATGGAACCCCGCTGTGCCCCTCTTCTTCTCTTTATTGCGTTATCCGTCCCCTGTGCGGCCATTCACGCCTGTATCAATGGTTACTATTATGGTATGCAGCGCCCACATGTCCCGGCATCTGCTCAGGTGATCGAACAGTTCATAAGAATCGGAGCCGTGTTCCTCATTGCAGATATCATGATAGAATCCGGGATTAAAATCACTGTCCAGCTGGCAGCCATGGGACATCTGATAGGAGAAATTGTTTCTTCTCTTTATACGATCACGGCCTATCGCTTTTTTTCACCAAAAATGCCCGAAGGCGTCACAGCGGTTGCCTCTTCCTTCCATGAAACTGCTCCCGGGCTTATGCACCTGGCAATGCCTCTTATGGGGAACCGCCTGGTCTTAAATGTCCTTGCAAGCGCAGAAGCCATCCTGATTCCCAGCAGACTGCAGATGTCAGGGCTTTCCGATTCAGGAGCATTTTCCGTATATGGTGTTTTAACCGGAATGGCTTTGCCCTTTATTCTGTTCCCTTCCACCATATTTAATTCCCTGGCCGTCCTTTTGCTGCCAACGGTAGCCGAGGCCCAGTCAGAGGGAAATGACCGGAGGATCGGTGATGCCATTTCCATGTCACTTCGTTACTGCCTGTACGTGGGAATCCTTTGCATCGGTATCTTTACCCTGTTTGGTAATGACTTGGGTGTCAGCGTATTTAAGGATAATAGCGCCGGAACCTATATGACCATATTAGCATGGCTTTGTCCCTTCCTCTATCTGGTAACTACTATGGGAAGTATTTTAAACGGCCTGGGGAAAACCTCTGTCACCTTTGTCCAGAACGCCATTGCATTGTTATTGCGTTTAGGATTTGTTCTCTTTGGAATTCCCAAATATGGGATCTTAGCCTATTTGGTGGGAATGCTGGCCAGTGAACTGCTTCTGGCCATGATGCATGTGCTGACCCTGCGGAAAAAGGTGGATTTTGTGTGGAACGCTTGGGATATGATCCTAAAGCCGGCGGCCCTGATGGTGCTCGCCATCGGTATCTACTTTGCGCTGTTTTCCGTGACAGATCCATTTAAGAGTATGCCATTATTTATAAAAACCGCATTCCATATTACTATATTAAGCATATTCTATCTGGTACTCCTTCTTGGTGCTCATATTATGAAAGGGGATAAATCCAGGGACCTTTAA
- the modB gene encoding molybdate ABC transporter permease subunit → MLELMKTIDWSPLFISLKTGILATVLTFFLGIGAARLIMKLNNTAKSIVDGILTLPLVLPPTVAGFFLLLIFSLRRPFGKFLFEEFNIKMVQTWPGCVIAAFVIAFPLMYRNARAAFEQVDVDMIHAGRTLGLSERKIFWKIIVPIAAPGLASGTVLAFARAIGEYGATAMLAGNILGKTRTVSVAIASEVAAGNWDTAGFWVCVIVILSFFIVAVINYISGKNMKHVNRWI, encoded by the coding sequence ATGCTTGAACTGATGAAAACAATAGATTGGAGTCCCCTTTTTATTTCTCTTAAAACGGGGATTCTGGCAACGGTGCTGACATTTTTTCTGGGGATAGGCGCCGCAAGGCTGATTATGAAGCTGAATAACACGGCAAAATCCATTGTAGATGGTATCCTAACATTGCCTTTGGTACTCCCGCCTACTGTGGCCGGGTTCTTTCTTCTGTTGATCTTCAGCCTTCGAAGACCCTTCGGCAAATTTCTTTTTGAGGAATTTAATATAAAGATGGTACAGACATGGCCTGGCTGTGTCATAGCTGCTTTTGTTATCGCATTTCCTTTGATGTACCGGAATGCGAGGGCGGCTTTTGAGCAGGTGGACGTTGACATGATCCATGCGGGAAGGACCCTGGGGCTGTCGGAGAGGAAGATTTTCTGGAAAATCATCGTTCCCATTGCAGCTCCTGGACTGGCTTCCGGAACCGTACTCGCCTTTGCCAGAGCCATCGGAGAATACGGGGCGACCGCCATGCTGGCAGGAAACATCCTAGGAAAGACCAGAACGGTTTCCGTTGCAATTGCTTCCGAAGTTGCGGCAGGAAACTGGGATACAGCTGGATTCTGGGTATGTGTCATTGTAATCTTGTCTTTTTTTATTGTTGCTGTTATAAATTATATATCTGGAAAAAATATGAAACATGTGAACAGGTGGATTTGA
- a CDS encoding sulfate/molybdate ABC transporter ATP-binding protein: MALQVNIRKKFSGFELNVEFETEAGCMGILGASGCGKSMTLKCVAGIEKPDQGRIVLNGKVLFDSEKGINLPARERRTGYLFQNYALFPTMTVEENLSIVIPGKKRDKLPLVAEQLRRFQLEGLEKRYPSQLSGGQQQRVALARMLLYKPDIIMLDEPFSALDGFLKDTLQMEMLELIREYKGDVLMVSHSRDEIYKFCDHMMLLSEGKTILKGCTKDIFRRPERMEAAKLTGCKNISSIEKISDYELYACEWKIKLKTEEKIGDSVRYVGIRGHNLIPVQERSEENVMGIELAGFADTPFQRQYLFQNSDDKTSSKIWWVQDKMDFEEGKIQNIPPFMKFPKEDLLLLL, encoded by the coding sequence ATGGCATTGCAGGTAAACATCCGAAAAAAGTTTTCAGGATTTGAATTAAATGTGGAATTTGAAACTGAGGCTGGCTGCATGGGGATCTTAGGAGCCTCAGGCTGCGGGAAAAGCATGACTTTAAAATGTGTGGCAGGAATTGAAAAACCGGATCAAGGCCGGATTGTTTTAAACGGGAAGGTATTGTTTGATTCGGAAAAGGGGATCAATCTGCCTGCCAGAGAACGCCGTACCGGCTACCTGTTTCAGAACTATGCCCTGTTTCCCACCATGACGGTAGAAGAAAACTTGAGTATCGTGATTCCGGGAAAAAAACGGGATAAGCTTCCCCTTGTCGCTGAACAGCTAAGGCGCTTTCAGCTGGAAGGGCTGGAAAAAAGATATCCCTCCCAGCTGTCGGGAGGGCAGCAGCAAAGAGTGGCACTTGCCCGCATGCTTTTATACAAGCCGGATATTATTATGTTAGATGAGCCGTTTTCTGCATTGGATGGCTTTTTAAAGGATACGCTTCAGATGGAAATGCTGGAACTGATCAGGGAATATAAAGGTGATGTGCTCATGGTATCCCATTCCAGAGATGAAATCTACAAATTCTGTGACCATATGATGCTTCTTTCAGAAGGAAAAACCATATTAAAAGGCTGCACAAAAGATATTTTCCGCAGACCGGAAAGAATGGAAGCAGCAAAGCTGACCGGCTGCAAAAATATATCATCCATAGAGAAAATAAGTGATTATGAGCTTTATGCCTGTGAATGGAAGATAAAGCTTAAAACAGAGGAGAAAATCGGAGATTCCGTCAGGTACGTAGGAATCCGGGGCCATAACCTGATTCCGGTTCAGGAACGGTCGGAGGAAAATGTCATGGGAATTGAATTGGCTGGATTTGCCGATACGCCTTTCCAAAGGCAGTACCTGTTCCAGAACTCAGACGATAAAACCTCCTCAAAGATCTGGTGGGTCCAGGATAAAATGGACTTTGAGGAAGGAAAGATTCAAAATATTCCGCCATTTATGAAGTTTCCCAAGGAAGACCTCCTGCTTTTGCTATAG
- a CDS encoding helix-turn-helix transcriptional regulator, whose translation MEKIYTTQEVADQLKIKKSTVYELIKRGELRANKVGKQIRISQEQLDEYLKVPNSSSSFQADEPLPGIMDIPLFTADSAIRQMDYLLNASGLIISSQESRVVELLRSQLSLRPDSLPILHSYMNEYNSLYSLYYEKTHMALTSFCTGREGQEIQQIQSLLPGKEAVIIHICSLQAGFYIRKGNPKGIHTLKDLCRPDIRFINREKGNGYRIYMDSSLSAQSIEKTAISGYQKECLSHMSAANAVASGAADAGIGDISHLAAYPQLDYIPLSSASMDLVFSVEALSHPAFQRIADTISSKEFKNSLLPFKGYEISKTGNCTFVNR comes from the coding sequence ATGGAAAAAATATATACCACCCAGGAAGTCGCAGATCAGCTTAAAATCAAAAAATCTACTGTTTATGAATTGATAAAAAGAGGAGAATTAAGGGCAAATAAGGTGGGCAAGCAGATAAGGATCAGCCAGGAACAGCTGGATGAATACTTAAAGGTTCCAAACAGCAGCAGTTCTTTCCAGGCAGATGAGCCTCTTCCCGGGATCATGGATATCCCCCTGTTTACCGCTGATTCCGCGATCCGGCAGATGGATTACCTTCTTAACGCCAGCGGCCTGATCATAAGCAGTCAGGAATCCAGAGTTGTGGAACTGCTTCGCAGCCAGCTGAGCCTGCGTCCGGACAGCCTTCCCATCCTGCATTCCTATATGAATGAATATAACAGCCTGTATTCCCTGTATTATGAAAAGACCCATATGGCCCTCACCTCTTTCTGCACCGGCCGGGAAGGTCAGGAAATCCAGCAGATTCAAAGCCTGCTGCCAGGAAAGGAAGCAGTAATCATCCATATCTGCAGCCTTCAGGCAGGTTTTTATATCAGAAAAGGAAATCCAAAGGGCATACACACCTTAAAGGATTTATGCCGGCCGGATATCCGGTTCATAAACAGGGAGAAGGGAAACGGGTACCGGATCTATATGGACTCCAGCCTTTCAGCCCAAAGCATTGAAAAGACCGCTATCTCCGGATACCAGAAGGAATGTCTCTCCCATATGTCAGCCGCAAATGCAGTCGCATCGGGAGCTGCTGATGCAGGCATCGGAGATATCTCCCACCTGGCTGCATACCCGCAGCTGGATTATATCCCTCTGTCCTCCGCCTCCATGGACTTAGTCTTTTCTGTAGAAGCCTTGAGCCATCCGGCTTTTCAAAGAATTGCCGACACGATAAGTTCTAAGGAATTTAAAAACAGTCTCCTTCCATTTAAGGGATATGAAATTAGTAAGACAGGTAATTGTACATTTGTAAACCGATGA
- the modA gene encoding molybdate ABC transporter substrate-binding protein, translating into MKQGKKLLAVMLAAMFAAGTVAGCGSTGTKATQADQTTAAEETSKAEETTKAEETTEAKAEKEDLYVFIAASLKNTMEKIKETYEKDYPNVNIIYNADSSGTLQTQIEEGAQCDIFFSAATKQMDALKDGGFVVDGSISNLLENKIVLIKPKDGKTEVTGFDNITKASSLALAGEDVPVGQYARKLFTNLGTLDQVMKMEINEGANVTAVLTAVAEGSNEVGVVYATDAASMAGKVEIIAEADNTMIDPAVYPVGLIIDKEASEGQAKAAADFKEFLVNDEGVMKLFTDAGFAKSSK; encoded by the coding sequence ATGAAACAAGGAAAGAAATTACTGGCAGTAATGTTGGCAGCAATGTTTGCTGCTGGTACGGTTGCGGGGTGCGGTTCAACCGGTACAAAGGCTACGCAGGCGGATCAGACAACTGCAGCGGAGGAAACCAGTAAAGCTGAGGAAACTACGAAGGCAGAAGAAACCACCGAGGCAAAGGCAGAGAAGGAAGACCTTTATGTCTTTATTGCAGCCAGTTTAAAAAACACAATGGAAAAGATCAAGGAAACTTATGAAAAGGATTATCCAAATGTAAACATAATATACAATGCAGACAGCTCAGGCACTCTTCAGACTCAGATCGAAGAAGGCGCCCAGTGTGACATTTTCTTTTCTGCGGCAACAAAGCAGATGGATGCGTTAAAGGATGGCGGATTTGTAGTAGACGGCTCCATCAGCAACCTTCTTGAGAATAAAATTGTTCTCATTAAGCCAAAGGATGGGAAAACTGAAGTAACCGGCTTTGACAATATTACAAAGGCATCAAGCCTTGCTCTCGCAGGAGAGGATGTTCCTGTAGGCCAGTATGCAAGAAAGCTGTTCACCAATCTGGGAACTCTTGATCAGGTGATGAAGATGGAAATTAACGAAGGCGCCAATGTTACTGCTGTTCTGACAGCTGTTGCAGAAGGAAGCAACGAAGTTGGAGTTGTTTATGCAACTGATGCGGCTTCTATGGCGGGCAAGGTTGAAATCATTGCTGAAGCAGATAATACCATGATCGATCCTGCTGTTTATCCGGTAGGCCTGATCATTGACAAGGAGGCATCAGAAGGGCAGGCAAAGGCAGCCGCTGATTTTAAAGAGTTTCTGGTAAACGATGAAGGCGTTATGAAGCTGTTTACGGATGCCGGATTCGCAAAATCTTCTAAATAA
- a CDS encoding DUF1538 domain-containing protein, which yields MNQKLKEKIVESLSSVLPVTCIVLILCITITPMPLDPLMLFLVGATLLTVGMGFFTLGVDMSMMIIGEKAGAHLAKSKKLPLIVFACFVIGFIITIAEPDLQVLAGQTPAVPDMVLILSVAAGVGVFLAIAFLRTLFGWSLSHILMICYAILFITSAFVPKEFLAVAFDSGGVTTGPITVPFIMALGVGLSTIGRGKNSDSDSFGLVALCSIGPILSVMILGLVYKSSATDYEPLMIPSINNSQDLWLAFQHELPDYAWEVFLALLPVLLFFIVFQLFFLKLRKRQLIKILVGLIYSYIGLTLFLTGVNVGFMPAGNYLGQQLASLPYNWVMVPIGMLIGFYIVKAEPAVQVLNKQVEDITGGSISEKTMMTGLSIGMAISLGLSIIRVMTGLPLLALLLPGYALALGLSFVVPPIFTSIAFDSGGVASGPMTATFLLPFAMGACEALGGNIVTDAFGIVAMVAMTPLIIIQLIGVSYNYKTKKANVPANAPLLNMELEFIDLGKEEADDFQS from the coding sequence TTGAATCAAAAATTAAAAGAAAAAATAGTAGAATCCCTATCATCTGTCCTGCCCGTTACATGTATCGTGTTGATCCTGTGCATAACCATCACTCCCATGCCACTTGACCCACTGATGCTGTTTCTGGTAGGTGCAACCCTTTTAACCGTTGGAATGGGCTTTTTTACACTTGGTGTAGACATGTCCATGATGATCATCGGGGAAAAAGCGGGTGCCCACCTGGCAAAATCCAAAAAGCTTCCGCTTATTGTTTTTGCCTGTTTTGTCATTGGTTTTATTATTACCATCGCAGAACCGGACCTTCAGGTCCTGGCGGGACAGACACCCGCAGTTCCTGACATGGTCCTGATCCTTTCTGTGGCCGCAGGAGTAGGAGTATTCCTGGCAATTGCATTTTTAAGAACCCTGTTTGGCTGGAGCTTATCCCATATCCTTATGATCTGCTATGCCATACTCTTTATTACATCCGCTTTTGTTCCAAAAGAATTTCTGGCTGTGGCCTTTGACTCCGGCGGAGTTACAACTGGCCCTATTACGGTGCCCTTTATCATGGCACTTGGCGTAGGTCTCTCAACCATCGGACGGGGTAAGAATTCGGATAGCGACAGCTTCGGCCTGGTCGCACTTTGTTCCATAGGACCGATTCTTTCCGTTATGATACTGGGTCTGGTCTATAAATCCTCTGCCACTGATTATGAACCCTTGATGATCCCTTCCATAAACAATTCCCAGGATCTTTGGCTGGCTTTTCAGCATGAACTTCCTGATTATGCCTGGGAGGTCTTCTTGGCTCTTTTACCCGTTTTGCTGTTCTTTATCGTATTCCAGCTCTTCTTTCTGAAGCTTCGAAAAAGGCAGTTAATCAAAATCCTGGTAGGACTCATCTACTCCTACATCGGACTGACGCTTTTCCTTACCGGCGTCAACGTAGGCTTTATGCCTGCCGGTAATTATCTGGGACAGCAGCTTGCCTCACTCCCTTATAATTGGGTCATGGTTCCCATCGGAATGCTTATTGGATTCTATATCGTAAAAGCCGAACCGGCCGTACAGGTTTTAAATAAGCAGGTAGAGGACATTACAGGAGGCTCCATCTCGGAAAAAACCATGATGACCGGATTATCCATCGGCATGGCTATCTCCCTTGGATTATCAATTATAAGGGTCATGACAGGCCTGCCCTTACTGGCACTCCTGCTTCCCGGCTACGCCCTGGCCCTTGGCCTTTCCTTTGTAGTCCCGCCGATTTTTACATCCATTGCCTTTGATTCAGGTGGTGTGGCTTCCGGTCCTATGACGGCTACCTTCCTCCTTCCCTTTGCTATGGGAGCCTGTGAGGCTTTGGGTGGAAATATTGTGACCGATGCCTTTGGTATTGTAGCCATGGTCGCTATGACGCCCCTGATCATCATACAGCTTATCGGCGTCTCTTATAACTACAAAACGAAAAAAGCGAACGTTCCGGCGAATGCGCCGCTTCTTAATATGGAACTTGAATTTATTGACTTAGGAAAGGAGGAGGCTGATGACTTCCAATCGTAA
- a CDS encoding metal-dependent transcriptional regulator: protein MYKNMCCHSRKKLSPSKENYLKAIYKLSETAQAVRSIDLATYLGVSKPSVYNAVTILQEEGLVIKPLRGEIHLTDEGYNQGKIIIYKFQLIKQFLISCCNVNERIASEDACKIEHLISDETMFALKSILHEWHHQIR from the coding sequence AATATGTGTTGTCATTCAAGAAAAAAACTTAGTCCTTCAAAAGAAAATTATTTAAAAGCTATATATAAGTTATCCGAGACAGCACAAGCAGTACGCTCAATTGATCTTGCTACCTATTTAGGAGTTTCTAAACCGAGTGTTTATAATGCTGTGACCATATTGCAAGAGGAAGGATTAGTTATTAAACCTTTACGTGGAGAAATCCATCTCACTGACGAAGGGTATAACCAAGGGAAAATCATTATATATAAATTTCAACTAATAAAACAATTCTTAATTTCCTGTTGCAATGTTAATGAGCGGATAGCGAGTGAAGATGCTTGTAAAATAGAGCATCTTATCAGTGACGAAACTATGTTTGCTCTAAAAAGTATACTGCATGAATGGCATCACCAAATCCGGTAA
- a CDS encoding glycoside hydrolase family 18 protein, translating into MNKSIMKKLFLSVSVFMVIVLSCYLGRVAFAERPNRISSEPTQNSTTVAVADTPVPLSPKTIADNPETAAVLAAEESYTSPATEPPASPAAESSDLPAAESSNLQTGKLVGYYAAWAAYYNHYPNQIDARKLTHINYAFANIGSDLKLTLGYPDVDASNIKLLNSLKQTNPDLKTLISVGGWNWSGKFSDVALTEETRTAFADSCVDFIKKYGFDGVDLDWEYPVSGGLAANSRRGEDKHNFTLLLKKIREKLDAKGTADNKHYLLTIAGGADTSYINNVELSKLAQYLDYANIMTYDLHGYWDSNTDLLAPLYDNDDSSPQYKASVERAVNAWLGASFPAEKLVMGIPFYGYLYSSVNNSNNGLYQTFGGSNSIGYQDIKENYLNKSGYTSHFHTQSKVPWLFNGTVFISYEDPKSIGYKTDYIKSKKLGGAMVWELSQDSEGELLNALYHGLKQ; encoded by the coding sequence ATGAACAAAAGTATTATGAAGAAACTATTTCTGTCTGTTTCCGTTTTTATGGTGATCGTTCTGAGTTGTTATTTAGGCAGGGTGGCATTTGCTGAAAGACCTAACAGAATTTCCTCAGAACCTACCCAAAACTCCACAACCGTTGCGGTTGCAGACACACCGGTACCTCTTTCCCCGAAAACTATTGCAGATAATCCTGAAACGGCTGCTGTCCTTGCCGCAGAGGAATCATATACATCGCCCGCAACAGAACCGCCTGCTTCGCCCGCAGCGGAATCATCTGATCTGCCCGCAGCAGAATCCTCTAACCTGCAGACTGGTAAATTAGTTGGATATTATGCAGCATGGGCGGCCTATTATAATCACTATCCAAACCAGATCGATGCAAGGAAGCTGACCCATATTAATTATGCTTTTGCCAACATTGGTTCTGACTTAAAACTAACCCTGGGATATCCTGACGTGGATGCCTCTAACATAAAGCTTTTAAATTCCTTAAAACAGACCAATCCGGATTTAAAAACACTGATTTCCGTTGGAGGCTGGAACTGGTCCGGGAAGTTCTCGGATGTGGCCCTGACAGAGGAGACCAGAACTGCATTTGCAGACAGCTGCGTTGATTTCATTAAAAAATACGGATTTGACGGAGTCGACTTAGACTGGGAGTATCCGGTCAGCGGAGGTCTGGCGGCAAATTCCAGGCGCGGGGAAGATAAACATAATTTTACTCTGCTTCTTAAAAAGATTCGGGAAAAACTGGATGCGAAAGGTACTGCTGACAATAAGCATTACTTACTGACCATTGCAGGAGGAGCGGATACTTCTTACATAAACAATGTGGAGCTGTCAAAGCTGGCTCAGTATCTGGATTATGCAAATATCATGACCTATGATCTGCATGGATACTGGGATTCTAATACAGATCTCCTTGCTCCTTTATATGACAACGATGATTCTTCTCCCCAGTATAAGGCGAGTGTGGAAAGAGCTGTTAATGCCTGGCTCGGAGCCTCTTTTCCGGCAGAAAAGCTGGTAATGGGTATTCCGTTTTACGGATATTTATATTCTTCTGTAAATAATTCAAACAATGGATTGTACCAGACCTTTGGCGGTTCCAATTCCATCGGATATCAGGATATTAAAGAAAATTATTTAAATAAATCTGGCTATACCAGTCATTTCCATACCCAGTCAAAGGTTCCATGGCTATTTAATGGTACGGTCTTTATAAGCTATGAGGATCCGAAGTCCATAGGCTATAAAACTGATTATATCAAATCAAAGAAGTTAGGCGGCGCTATGGTTTGGGAGCTGAGTCAGGATTCGGAGGGAGAACTTCTAAACGCACTGTATCATGGACTGAAACAATAA